CCCTACCAGTCTTTTCATTCTGTCTTGATGTTACAGCTACATACCTGGACATCCTCGCTTAAAGCAGGAGTGCCGCCACATACAAGTTTATGGAAAATTGGTTGTAGAAGCACAATGAACTCAATGACAGACGCAGAAAGTAAGACGTTCTAGAGGTATTGTAACCAAATAGTTATTCTTGCTAGCATCTCTTTGGTAGTCGGACGGGCGACGTCCTTACTCGAAAGGGACAGCGACAGGGTGCCCACACGCGGGTTTCATTATTTTCAAGCCAAATACGCTTGTGTCTTGAGAAAACAAGAACACCGAACATATAAACTTCCAGGGATATTTAGCCTTCGACGAATATTATAAATGGTGGTACAAGAGGGCGTACCGAAATATTGACTAACCTACACCTGCCGCTGTTTGCCAAATTGGCAACCTCAACAGCTTTACTGAAAGTTAAACACCCATGATATTCATGAACCACACAGTGAATCTTGTCATTGCTTGCTCGTTATTTTGTGGCGTGTACGTGCGGTATCATTTTTTCACTAAATACCTAAATTTTTATCTGAAAAGGCCTAGGCAGGTTGCTTTAGAAGTGGGTGCGGATGGTCCCGGTTTCGCACTGCCTAAACAGACGTTTCTGAGCCGTAGCAAGCCCGCGGAaacattttatttcttgtttcctCACTTGATTGTGCTCAAAAACACCTTGTCATAAAGCACTCACCCTTTTGTGTGATGCGGCCAGGTTGCGAGTCTCGCAGGGGTCCCGCTCAATGTCGAACAGGTAGGGAGATTTCCCCGGTGGTGTCACGCCGGCAGCAGGCCCGCAGTACACTGTCGCCTCCCGCGTCCAGTTCCTGTCAGTTTCGTGGCGGAGGGGACCGTAAAGTGGCCTTAACACCTTTGCAGCCCTGCGGTTGGGCCCACAAAGCGGTGAAGGcatttttgtgcttcttgaggacgatgggcttgtgtgaacgtctATAAGTACAATTACTATTAGCCCACACGCGTCaccgaactcaccgctaattttcttcttgttttcccctttcccattatcccggtgtagggtagcctaCCAGACGTTAttcaggttaacctccctgcctcttgcttttctctttctttccgtctttgtATTGGTAGTGAACGATTGCAGCTTCATTGCGTCTGCTCTTAAAGGCCAGCATTTATTGGTCTCCTGTTTAACGCAGATGGCAAAACTAGTAAAGCTATAGAAAGTCAGGCTGCAAGAAAAACTAAGTGGCATAAAGCATTGACTGCGCCAACTGAAGTTATGCCACCTCGTGCTCACGCACTCGTATATCTGCATTCAATGACCACCGAGGCTTGGAGAACTAACCTATcttagcaataattttttatcGATAACAATGAGAAAAAGAATTGACACTCTTGAAGAAAACTGTTGGCATCATATAAACTTTTGTCCGCAGGCTGTCTTTGTTCGTTTTTAGATTTCATTCCATTATTTGAGACCTGGAGCAGAAAATGTTGGCTTATGGCAGCAATAAAAACTGTAAATACGTCTAATAGCATGTGCTTCCTTTCTTCACACAAATGAAGCCTTATTACGCTATTCCGGTACTCGCGTTGCATATTTATGTGAGCACCACTGTGAAGGTGATGCAAAAGGTGGTATGGAAGGGTTGCACGAGATAATTACTGGCGATCACAGCGCTCACAAACGACGCCCCGACACTAGTCATGTGCATTGTCACTATGATAATTTGCTCCAGCTGTCCTGATCTATCTGAAATCAACTGGACATTTTACTTGTTTTACGCTTATTTAGTGCTAccagaaagaagaaaacatattgtgaggaaaataagaaaaatacaTCCAATCATACAGATTTTTCAGCATGATACTAGCAAGTTGGATATTAAGTCTGACGTGCCCAATAAAATGGCAGTCTTGCGTTTTGTATTTTGGTGAGCAATTAGATTATTAGGCATGCCAGGCTAAGAACGGAGAAGCGGTGGTAGTACACCCCTTCAACATCCTGTTCACTGGATATCAGTgccaaaagaaaattgcagtttataTGTTCTACAGAAAGATATACACAGTGTTAAACAAACCTTTagtatttcatttttaaatttttgACTGTTCCTTAGAACAGTACAGTTTCGACgggagcctcccccccccctctccccgcatATGACAGTCTTCTGCATTGTAGACCAAGCTGCCGAGGTGACAGCCATAGATATGACATAAATTTCTTCAGATTTCTTGAAATCGCATTTTATCACGTCAAATCTAGAAATCtttgatatctcttttcagtgctTGCTAGTATTTGGTGAGTGTATGGTAAAGATTTTCGGAACTAGTTATTTTTAATGTTCATGAGAAAAGCACAGATAATAAGAAGCGCATTTATGAATATCTCAATGTTTTCAAACTAGAAACCTCCTAAAATATAGAATGACCTCGTCACGTATAGGAAAAAAAAGGGTGCTTCATCTCGCGGGAACGACAAAAGCCAGCTTTGTAGACGTGATATCAAAAAGTGAATTAATGAGCATTAGCTGCAATTGAAGGGAGTAATTCATGAAACAAGTTTCATTTGTAATCAGGTAAAGCACTGTGTACATGTGTTTTGCTTAACGGTTAAATGCACTGCCGTTCTAACGGTAAAAGTTAACAAAGCGTACCTTGAACCAGCGCGTAGCCGCACCAAGTCGTCCAGTGGTCGATCCGCGCCTTTTGCCGGGTTGCGGTTGTCCTTGCTGTTGTTTCTGGGAGTCTGAACCAATAGCTTGTAGCTGCCCACTCTCAGCGCCATGGCAGCAGTCTGCGGGTCGATGTTGTGCAGTATCTCCTGGCGTGGCCAGGCGGTGGCTTCCGACAGCGCATGCCACATGTCGACGCCATCCGTTGGGCCCAGGCGCGAGACGCTTCCACCTGGAAGCGCGACCACAAAAGACGCGTTTCGTTACATTTCGCATGAGTTCACGCTCATCACACCACAAGCAGATAACCACGCTGAACCGGGAAGGCCCTACAACGAAAATCAAGCTTATGATAGGCGCACGATGCAGCGATTCCATAAGAGCGTCTGTTACCTGGTGCGTGCGAGGCCTATGTTGCAGGTTGTGGCATTACAGTGAACTATATATATGAGCCATAAGAATAAATTAATTTAGTGGCGGTATTCTTTCCCACCATTCTTTTTTTGTCACGAAAATATGTTTTTATGCGTTTTCCTTTTCTGAGGTTGGCTAGTTCGTGAGCAACCTTGTTTGTGCAATCATTTTTGCACCGCTTGCCTACGTTGATGCTGGCAACGAAGCACTTTAGGTGGCGCATTTCTTTATGGCCATCGACCAACGTACTGTTACTGTGTCCCTGGCGCCAAATTTGGCTACTTGCGACTTGTTTTGGACGTGGAGAAATACACGGAACAACTATGGTTGCTTCCCCCTCATTTTGCAACTTGTGTGTCAAATAAAGTGTTTCTCAGTGCTTTTTTTGTTCTGGTTATTTTGTTGCTCAAGTGCATACCCTTCATTCTCCATTCTAATGCATAAAAAGTCCGTAATGACTAAACTCCTGCTCCGCAAGAGCAGTTCTTCATAGGCTGGCGCTTAGCGCATAGAATTTCTTGTATAGATCGGCTTGTTAATGAAGCTATCGCCGCGGTCATGACCACTCATGGACGACACTTACGTGGCAAGTGTTTTGTAAATACCGATCTCGATGATCATCATGGCAAGCGTGCCACTGGGTTCGAGGATGGCAGGATAAAATAGCCAAATAATAGCGGCATACGTCACCATCGTCTTGCTATGGTTTTGATATAAACATAGCTGGCTCTCGTCAAGTCAACGATCCACGTAGAAGGGTCGACGAGTCTTGCAAAATTACATCGCCTCATGTGTTATACATGTTCGGCTGAGCGCTCACCGGCAGCAGAGTAGAGCGTGGGCAACCAGTCGACGATGTGCATCATTTGACGAGAAGCCCGACGCCGCTTCCTGAGTCGCGTGCTCCAGATAAATGCCGGGGCGCGTATCCCGCCTTCCCAGAGAGTGGTTTTGTATCCACGGAGTGGCCAGCTGCTGCCGCCGTTTAAGTCTTCGCCAGAGAGAGCTGCACCGTTGTCCGAGCTGAACACAATGATGGTGTCATTCAGCATGCCGGCCCTATAGAGGGCGTCCACCACGACCCCCACCGACTCGTCCAATGCCTGTACCATGCCTGAATCAAACAAACGCAAGTCACTCAtcgacacgcacgcacgcacgcacgcacgcacgcacgcacgcacgcacgcacgcacgcacgcacgcacgcacgcacgcacgcacacacacacacacacacacacacacacacacacacacacaaataaaactGAGAGCATTTCGTAGGCTGAGTCAGGGACTCAGCCGTAGTGCACTGAGACGGTGTATGGACAGACCGTTTTCGGGAGCTAAGATGCTGGCATTCTGGCCGAAGGCCTCTATTATGCACAAGGTCACCAAAGTGCTAATGGGCTTTTTCAAGACACCGGTCTACATGAGCGCTTGTGAGTAAACATTCATCACGAGTGACCATATATGTGAGTGAACTTTCATCTGCGAGTGCGCGCTGTGGCGTACTcgagggtagcgtatcgtactgctgccgagttgtagcgacgcctgccggtcgaagctcgaccgacgttactattgggtagcgtggcgttgtcggagggctgcaggcatccagtagaccatggcgaccaagcaaggaagagacgatttctagtgcggaATTTACATGTATTATAGCTAGGTAGGtgaaagaagaagagaagaaaatgaAGTGTCAGAAAGGCACATTTCGGGGTCCCTTAAATAgcctctctacaatcgtgggagggatcttgcttccgtcgacgtcccgtgacaggcacagagtctgattcgcggaaagagggccccgcctccGCTTATACCAAGCCTATGGTTATATCAAGCTTCTGGTTATACCAAACCTCTGGTTATACCAAGCCTCCGGGAATTGTAGGCGCTTGTCCttctcttttgcgcgttgctggttcgtggaagttctcctgtagagtttgACAGTTTggggaaagggtccctctaaagtcgcacacactcACAAAAGCGGCCTGTAAGTACTGctgggcttccgccagaccgggaGACACTCGAAATGAACATGGCGAATTGGGAAGTCAcgcttcgtttcgatgaggcatggtgggcgAAAATCCTTTTTGCACGGCGTGCTAGATGCCAACCGTAACAGTGCGCAATGACTCTTTATCTCCTTCTCTTCTTAATGCttacttttctttctccttccccACGTGTGGGGTAGCCAACTGGGCGAAACATTCATGAACCTCCGTTACCGCTTCCTATTTGTCTCTCTATCTCTAGTATGCGTTTCACGGTCTAATTTTGCAATCATGCTCGATTCCTATTCGTAGGACTCCCGTTTGTTGTGCGGGGAGTGTTTGGGTAAAATTAAAACGAAATTGCGCACCTATAGGTCGTAGCTATAACTCCTGATGAGTATAGGTTTGAGTTTGATCGCATATGCCTACTATGGCTGAGTGAGCTCACGCAAAAGCGACCCCTCCAGCTCGGATCGACGCACGTTCTGCTGAGCTATGCCTCTCTAAACGTCCAGCGTGAGGCTAAATCCAGCTTCTATTGCTTCATGCGTTACATAGCAACAGCATTGTTTGTGCACGCTACACAGCCATGACCATGTAAtggcttcttttcttttcacaACGATACCAAAGTAAGAAACGGGGATATTACGGTTGCAATTAATGATACAAACAATAATGCTATAGCATGTTTTCTTGCATGTTTTCTttacatgcggttttagcaagcgcccccccccccccttcctgagCGACATTAAAGACGTTTCACTtcaaaagtaatgaaaaatacTTTGAGAGTTACCGCTGCATTTCAGAGACGACGTACAGCCGATTGCGGCTTTTTCTACAGTTTATTTGAAGTCTTTAAAGCCAGGTGGTAGCATTCCTAAATGGGCTGAGCGTCATGAATGTAATTAGCTTCATTAGGATAAACATTACGGAAGTGTACGTCCAATTTGCCGTCTGGATTACGTAGTTCATGGGTTTACCTGTATGTACTACTTTAAGATCTGTTGAGCCGGACTTGTGCTGAACACGACAGGTTGTGCCAATTCGCCGCTGACGCTTCTGGTGTCGCACTTGGCCAACGCCAGACGGTGCTAGAAAGCACAGCTTTCGCGTAGCACGTTTACTCGGTGATGTCGCACGAGACCTTCTTTCTCGTGTTCGCCCGACCATCGTGCTCATGCGTGCGATGCGCGAGAGAAATCTGGGAAATTTTACTTCTCAAAATCAGCCTTTCCCTAGCTACTACAGCACAATGGAGGGGGGTTTGCTTTGCTTCGTTTGGCCTTAGCCGAGCTGCGCTACGCGACAGAAAATAAGTACTCCGCAATAAGCCTGCTCGCCGGTCGGCTCACGTGGCGCCGCGCCACCCTTACAAAGATGagtttagactgtctatagaaagtctatatgccttttatagacgaccttggctttctatagatttggtattttgttgatacaaagtctatagacgaaagttcataaggtttctatttcttcttGTGTACTGACGTTCTATAgccggtctatagaaaaaagtccataaggtgtttgtttatttttctctataGAATGTCtgtagacgaaagtcgatacagtcttTATTTACTTTTGTCCTTtctctgtctatagactgtctatagacgagagtcgataATGTTTTGATTTATTTTTGTCTACTCTAATTATATAGGCTGTCTATAGAAGAAAGTCGATaaagtgtttctttttgtctatttccCCTCTATAGattacctatagacgaaagtcgatacaatCTCAATTTCTTCTCTTCATTCTTCGTGACTGTCTACAGACGAGAGTCGATAAagtttccatttctttttgtctactctcggtttatagattgtctatagagaAATGTTGATAAGCTAGCATTGCGCTTGTGACCTGGAGGTCCTCTGTTCGAATTACGTGTTCACTAAACCTTTCTgaactttttttaatgtttctgcATTATTAAACCGTTTCTCTGTTTGAATTCTGCGGCAGATGTTCTCTTTTTCTGTGCTTCACCAGCAGGTCTGATCATGGTCAGTTCCTACTAATGCGAGCGACGTGACCCTGCGCGAAACgtaggaaggggagggggtgaaTTTAGGGCTAACGATATTGACACGTTCTTACTCTCTATTTATTTGTTTTAGTGTTGATTGTTCATTATAGTTCAGTTCTTGTTTATGGATGGGCGGCGTATACGCAGTGTGTGCTCATGTCGCATGTACTGCTCCAGTTGACGATGGTGATGCCATTGGCAGGGTGCCATCAATAACTTTGAACATTCATTAGCCGGTGAAAGACGTTCTTCGGGAGAAGTAATACGTACACGTGTCATTATGATACCTATACTGGCGGGATGCATGCATCATGGGCACTGAGCGCAATCCGACGGCACGCCTTCACCTGGTTTCGTCATACATACTGAAATGACGGCTTTCTACGGATTGCTTATGCGCGCTGTCTTCGTCACCTTTTTATAGATTTATATTACCTGTGAACTTCTGCTGCCCCAGTAGTGAATAAGGCTCATTTGTGGGAGCTTAAACGTCTCTGGTTCTGTCTTCTAAGTTTCTAATGTTTTTTATGCGGCCGGTATCCATGGTTTTACCTAATGGTGCCTTGTGCATGATGTGTATTTGCTATTTATGGGCTGGAAAATCCAAAAGGCAATGTGCATGAACATGCACAAACTGTTCGATACTGCAGTTTGGTTTATAGTGCTGACCCCTTTGTCTTACTTCTAATGACCTCCTTCGTTATGCTCTTGAGAGCGTTACTATGGAAGTTGTGAAATTTCTTTTGCATAAAGGTATTTATCAAAGGCACTCAAGATATCTATGGCAACAATGAAACGCAGCAGAagtgaaagaagaaaacgaaTCTATGACAAGGAAAATTGCCATGACGCCAAATAATACGGTAATGGAAGACACACGATTCAGGACTATTAGATTCTCAAGTCACGCAACCTATCTAGTAAATATTAGCGAAACAGAATTAGAGCTTGGTAGGTCGCAGGTCTCGCAATAGCTCCGCGATACAGGGACAGGGAAAGCTAATGTTAGTGAAGGACGCCCGAAAGACACTTCGTGTTCACTTGCGACACCAAAGGACTGCCACGGGTTTCCCAGCGTCTGTTACAGCGTCATATTGGCAGTATTGCAATGGATTTAAGGCTTTCAGTATCATTCCTTAAATTTGATTGTTCTCTAAGCGTTTAACTGCTGACGTTCTGAGTTCAGGTAAATTTCTGAAGCTACAAATCCTCCTTTGCTTCTTTCTTGCTGGGACTTATAACAATAATATCTACAAGCTACttgaacttaagaggaagctttagctcgggcccaacgccaatgcggcctattcaaatgcatgtcaaaagcaaaaacgtttttctgagacaacccctggattgattttaataaagtttgttgcatttgagagagacagttaaattatagtgattgttggaagcggaatttcgatttaggtcctgaattttctgaaagattttaaaaaatttgaaagtttgaaaaaaaaaataggagcacgaagtttacaaactcatATCTCTGCAtctagaacagatatcgcggttctgcaaacgGGCTCCATTAGATCagtcaaagcgaacaaattcatTATGTCATTTTagatcttacgtgaatttgttatgtcggttacaagggttctgcaaaaggtgAATTTTCATATtcctaaatttttttatattgatgtgtaacatatcaattttgtccgctttagatgtgctatagGGTGCGATTCATAaaattgtattatcgtttttcgttattgagttacagagttgtaaacttgatagtttcgttattgaaaattttcgattttcgccaatttctCACAAAAATTCACGACCTaactgaaaaattcgaaaccaacagtcactaaattttaaacttttcttttaaatgcaacaaacctcgtcaaatttggtgctgtggttgccgagaaaaaggaattctcctattacatgtatttagataggagcacccgagctaaagcttcctcttgggTATTATTTTGCTTTCTCGCTTACCTGCGTAGCGGCTCCTGTCTTTGTCACCTATGTAAGAAAATTGTCTCACATTCTCTTCCGGCGCTTGAAAAGGATCCTGATTTCGGCCTACGTGTGGGGCCATGTGGCATAAGTATCCAAAGAATGGCTGGAAGAAATCAAATGACAGAACGTTGTTAGTAAGTATTGGGGAAACGCCACACTGAGTGGTCCTATTGCTTTAGAAAGAAGTCGCCCTATAGGAATCGCGAACACCTACCAGGTTGCTTCCAATCATCAGCATTTCATTTGAAAACACCATATTGCTTAATTAAAGAGCTCTGCTCTCACTATCTATTTTTGAGATTTCTGGTGTGAAGCAACATCGTCGCTCATATGACTGAAGCTACAACATATACCAAATAATACTTTCACTGCAAATTAAGGAGCAGGCTTATGTTATCCTGTCCGGTGTAATATAAGTAGCTGTGGTACATGATATAGCTATGGAAGAGACTCTTCACAAAAGAATCTAAGGGACGTGCGAATATTTTATATATCTCGCCATTCGATTTAAGGCTTTCACAGTATGACGCATCTCTCGCTTTTGAACCGATATGCTAAGCCTAGCTGGAGCCTTTGTCCAAACGGACGAAGCCATTCGGTGTATTTGCTAAGtatgtttatttatatatttagaAATACTGCCATTTTACGAAGCCAGACATAGCCGTACTCAGAACAGATTTAAATAAAACACAGTGCGAATCTAGAATCTTCACAAAAAACATATCCGCACTGAAATATGAATAGGGTTTTGGGTAACAAAGTGGTTAAAAATAAGTCATGCATCAAGGCTCCAAGATTATTCCAGTGCTCAGCAGTTTTAGGAAAAAAAGTTATAACGCTCTAGAGATGACGTAAGGCTAACTTTGTTTAAAGGGTGTGACCCGTTGAGGAGGCTGTGCACAGTGATTGAAAAAACTAAAGCAGCTTCTACAGATGTAATTCCCTGAACAATGAGCCTGCTTTATGTCGCACCCACAAAACTGTGGCGTAAGAATTCTTTGGAAGGCGAAGACGAGAAGTAGCCTGCATTGTCGAAAGACTCCCGCTGTACAGATACAACAGAAGGCCGATAGGGCACCCTGGAGTTAGATTCGGTCTTGCGAAGAGTGCTTTTGTTTCTCTGACAGAAGGTGAACGTACGATAGCTATGGCTTTGGAAACTGCATTGCAAAGGGGCAATGCTTTAGTTGCCTGTCCACCGACATCTGATAACCTGTG
This Dermacentor albipictus isolate Rhodes 1998 colony chromosome 1, USDA_Dalb.pri_finalv2, whole genome shotgun sequence DNA region includes the following protein-coding sequences:
- the LOC135906974 gene encoding arylsulfatase B-like — protein: MFLQEPQPYHYAAIRRTLSTVLALALLCVEFLPAVCSPRPHIIFILADDMGWNDVSFHGSNQIPTPNLDVLASEGIILDNYYTMQLCTPSRSALLSGLYPIRTGMQSGIIGNSEPWGLPLNLKLIPEHFKDLGYTVHMIGKWHVGFFKTDYTPLRRGFDSFYGYYTGKADYYDHTSGLDHVGLDLRDNEAPDWGENGTYITHLFTEKFISLIEKHDKSKPFFGYLCHMAPHVGRNQDPFQAPEENVRQFSYIGDKDRSRYAGMVQALDESVGVVVDALYRAGMLNDTIIVFSSDNGAALSGEDLNGGSSWPLRGYKTTLWEGGIRAPAFIWSTRLRKRRRASRQMMHIVDWLPTLYSAAGGSVSRLGPTDGVDMWHALSEATAWPRQEILHNIDPQTAAMALRVGSYKLLVQTPRNNSKDNRNPAKGADRPLDDLVRLRAGSRAAKVLRPLYGPLRHETDRNWTREATVYCGPAAGVTPPGKSPYLFDIERDPCETRNLAASHKRVLRSLYKKLSAYMQQMVPPRTQPVDPRSYPENFGGVWSPWLD